CTCCCCAAACAGGTCCACTGTATTCTGATGTTTGATTTTATCTGTCCCACTAACACAGCtgtaaagatgaaaagagaagaggTTGTGAGATTtccaacaacagaaaaacaataagttgtttgtgttttaatcatTCTGCTCATATACTGTATCAATACCCCATTACCAAAAAAGCATCTCAAGTATAATCTTTTCTTTAAGACGTTTCTAGAAGACAGGACCTCAGTCGGTTAGTCCAAAGGACAAGTAAATTCTTCAGAATTTAACCATTTAGTGTGCTATTGATGCAACTTACTTGAATTCAAATTTGGAGTTGTCGAATTTTACTTGCACATCTTTACTGTCCTCCACGCAGAACTCTACAAAAACAGAGTCCCGTCTGTCGTACCACTTGGCTGTTGCAGGCTGCCTAATGGCAAAGAGTGGAAAGAAGGAACAAGTCATATTAGGACAATCCAAACTCATCCATGCTTCATTCTAATGTGTCATCTATCCAAGAACTATCCCGTTTGTTAATATTAGTTGGGCATGGCATGTTTCCACAGCTTGGGATCTGCTTTTTCTGATCTGGTGGCCCATGAGGTGAAGGACATCCGAAGTCAGGCTTGACTCATGTTGACGAAAGCTTCATTCATTCTCTTCAGATTAGCATGAGAGCCTCAAAAGTATCATACTGCGAGAATGAGCCCTTTAATCAAAATGGTGCACCTGCTAACATTATATTTcggctaacacacacatatgagaGCACCAATTAGTCTGTCATGCTTGGAGGGAAACGAGTAGTACTACATTAATAGTAAATTGTATGTCTATTTGAATGAGAACGACAGTGAGGAAAGAAATATTTGACAGAATTTTGCCAGCTTGTGTTATGTGTATCAATGAGAAACGTGTGTAATTTGGTGTTGGCATGCGTTAGCTAAAGTAAGGTTTTCCGAGCTAATCATGACACCATGCTTTTTCAGCGCTAACATTAACGTTACCCTTATTGTGTTGGTTGACATTAGccggctagctagctagccagctaacAAAATTGTAGCTGATGTGAGGTGCGTTAGCAAAACTAGAGTTTATCAGCTAATGGGGCATAGTGGTGCCAAAATATATAACGTTGAAGAAAAGTTAGCTGTCGGTGGATTTAACTGTGTGCTGTGCCTTTTAGTCTTGACAGCCGCGTAAGTATGACTGCACCACTGAGGCTAACTCGTGTGCTAAGCTcagttagctaatgttagctaatgttgaTCCGCAGTATATCACACCACCAAGACTTGCAGCCAGTTAGCTACCACGGTTAACGGTCTATGCTAACGACCACGCAGTCACACCCAAAACTTACATCTCCACAGTTTTAGCAATTACACTCCCTCGTCGGACCACGATCTAGGTAATAATGTTATCTAGCTGTAGTGCCCGGCAAAAACTGCAAACTGAAACCTAAACAGTTAACTCAAACGTTTGTATCAGATACATCCAAACATCGCGAGTTTTCCTCGTTCTCTCGTGACGTACCGTTCCACGAGACTGAGCACGAGAGCTTCGCAGGCCGAAACCGTTTGAGACAATTCTAGAACATGTGCCCAGAGTTCCAGAGCAGCGCAAGAGCTCCACCAGCAGTGCAGCAAGAGAATGGATAATCTGACACTTAATTACCCGATGAGAAGGCATGTGAACACCTGATAATGATACTCTGCTGAAGACAATGCACTGATCGATGTTTCTTTTCGTTTCCTTTCCACCTTTGTGTGTTCAATATCCCCAATCCTCAAGTAAAAGTGGCAATACCACACTGCATAATACtcaagagaaaatgtaaataatagcTCAATAAATGGATACATACATAGTATTATTAACAAAATGCACTTTAGATATCAAGGAAAACCCTATTCAGTGTAGAAATATggcctttgtgtgtgtcatgttaTTGTTATGtcattatgtgtgtgtcattttcctGTTGTAGTTTTTCAACggagaacaaataaaaagtaaaagacaatatttgcctctgaattTTGggatattattataatataatataatataatataatataatataattgtgTTAGTATCACCACTGTAGGCACATTTAACAAGTCACATCTTCATTTACAGTATAGGCCTAAACTAACATGACATACAGAGGGCAACAGTAAGCACATTGTCAATGATACAGGGAAATTGTaagaagcattaaaaaaagGACTACTGTATATATCATCCGTCAGTGTCTACACGCAACACAAATATTTCGTATTTACACATAATGTAAGATAGAATAAAGTAAAACCTTTTTGATTCAAAGAGGGGAAACtcacaaaatacagttttaaggAACCTTATTCATTGCAaagtcaaaacacaaacaaaaaatatgtttcctATAGTGTGGAACTGTAATGAGAATGACTCAGAGAAGTTTCATATCAGCATGCTGATGTTGCAGGACAGATAACACGAGCAGCAGGTTTTCCTTGCAGGCGGAGCAGAAGCAGTTTGTTCACGTGCAGGACTGTCTACAGTTGCTGATTCCAGTCTTGAAGCCATCACATTCAGAATATGAAGCtgatgtttctgttgtcatAGTTGAGTCAGTGTTGAGAATATGACTTTTACAAGTGATTAATATGCGAATGTGTGATTGTGATATGTGCTCTATTTATTGCcatggaaaacaaaatgagggATGGCACTTCTGTAGCTGTTCCTAACCACTGCCTCCATCAAGGGATCTTGTACTCTGGAGAAGGACTAGTAGGCAGAAGACTTGGGGCATTTCTGCATTTGGAGGTgatgaaaaagacaaaggacTCTGGCTTGTAGTAATTTTCTCAACAGAGACGAGCACAGATAGAATGGTGGAAGCCAAAGCGTGTCCCTTCACACCTAGTTTCTCAGCCAGCTTATTAATAAATGTCTCTTTAGCATTACTCTCAGCCATAAAATCTGAGTGAAGCTCAATCAGTTTAGGTCCCCGTAGGTATGGAGACTGTCAAATGCACCTGCTACAGGGACATTTAATTTcccattttggttttcttaGGGGccaaaaaacactcaaacagcaaaaaaaatgacattggAACTGACAGGCGACTTTAAAAGCAAACAGGGAATGCTCCAGCTACTGTCAAGCAGTTTCAAGCAGCTTGACTTGGACAAGAGAGGAGATAAGCTGAGAGACAGTGTCACCAGTATGACGCTTGGCAGCCGTTGATAGAGCAAGTGGAACAATAGCACAAAGGcaaggaaagagagagcagcaccATCAAATGAGTGGAAAGTGTGCACTGTGGACCGAGCCACAGATGACACTGATGATGACTGATAGAATAACAATGCCAGGCAGCTTCTGAGTGTGTGGGACAAGACTGGTGATGTCGAAGATGATGGGatgaaaatatttgaaagaaTAGGCGAAGGAGGTTTGAGTAGATGGGTAAATACTGATGACAAATAAATTGTTTCTTTCCAACCGTAACCACCCAGTGCCAGACACGTGCCTTTCACGGACCAGAAGTGGAGCCAAAACAGTGGCAGGCCTTATGGGAGAGAGtggacagaaggagggagggaagacaCTTTGGAAATGAGATGAGAGGCTGGACGTAGTTGACAGATGGCAGTTTTCATTTGCCATGGGAAGGACGGTAATTAGAGTACACAGTATAACTACTCAGTCCCAATTTTAGCCCCATTTTTAGTAGGACGGGACATGAGGCTCAGACGAGAGCAAAAGCCGAGTATTCACTTTTACAGGCCTGAGCATTCCTTATAGGATAATATATAAGGGTCAGTTCACAGAAAGGTCTGTGGATTTACTCCATTAACTTATATTAAGTGTCAGCTATAGAACATctgcaaaacaaaccaaactagCTGCATCAGTCTGcgtcacacactgtgacagtgtgtgttattgtccTCCGTTTATTCAACCAACCTAGTCTCGTGAATTAGTcatcattaaaaaatgaaagacatCAGTGAAATCTGAATTACTTCCAagagctctctgctgctgcaatgTGATCTTAATGGGGAATTAACAATGGCTTGCTGTGTTTTTCCCACTAGTCACTCTTTTGGATAAAAAGCCATAATTGGGATGCATTATTGTGATCTTAAAAGCTAATTTCCTGCTTCACTGTGGTCCAGTTGACAAAAGTTTGCCTACTGGCCTCATTGTACTGATGGCATTTACACAGTTTGTATGGCATACTGTTGAAACTATGTGGTAAAATGATTTTACATTGCACTTTATGGTGATACACATAATATAATGATAAGTCTTTATATACATCAGATGGCCTAAGAGAGTTTTGTTTGCATGCTCACATTGGTAAATGGTAAATTCTGTAAGGAGGTGGCCTTAAAAAAACCACATGAAATCTAGTCTAacatataatttatattatttctttaatattttgcAGCTCTTACAGGGTTTAATCTGcaacattttttctttaaatagcAGAGACAAGATGTCAGCCTGACAGAAAACATAGGGCTTCTTcatatacaataaataatggATCAACCCTTTGGACACTATAACTGCCGCCATGAGGGGCTTTGCCCAGATATGTCTACATTTTCTGCTTCACAGCTGAATGTCCTGCATTCATGTAAccctccatctatccatccTTCAATTTTCTATACCACTTATCTTTAAGGGTCGCGGGGCGGGGTGGGGATAGCTGGAACCAATCTCAGCTGACATTGGTTGAGAGGTGggatacaccctggactgatTGCTTGTCAATTACGGGGTTGACACATACAGaaagacaaccactcacaccaatttagagtcaccaattaacctaacctgcatgtctttggacagtGGGAGGAGGCGACGGTCGGTCAGAatttccaccactttggtccagactgaaatatctcaacaactattacTGTTGAGATACTGACTTTGGGGATACTCTGACTTTTAGTTTGACCAAATTTTAAGTTGGGCCAACTAACctactgtacacatgataaatGTATCCCGGTAACTGGAAAAGGACTCGAACACAGAGTCACACTAGCTGCAGACTGGAGAGGGATATCTAACTTTTCTGTTGCCCTTGTGTCTTGTGTATTTTAAGTGGAGGAGGAAACTTGAGGAGTCACAAAATATCATTGGTTTCAAGAGGCTTAATGATGGCTGACCCAGTACAGAGGTTAATGTGAATCAGGCTTAGGACATTCTTTGAATGTTcttattatcattcatttgtagATGTTGAGACATGCTGTCATTAAGTCAGTTTGAAGATAATTGCATCACTACATAAGCCCCACATTAagtgaaaagcagcaggacGGAGATATTGTTGACACAGGGATGATTCCCGTGTCCCACCCTGATTTTTTAGTACTTTTTTTCtagattattttctttttcttttctttcaaaagtCTGTGCAGAAATGGAGCAGACAgcactgattgattgaaagaTATCTGTAGTGCTGCATTCTTGTCATATCGGAGAAATGACTTTCTCAATCAGAAGTAAACTTACAGATGCAATTGTGATTTGCAGCCAACTCTCAATCATTAGATTTCAGAGCTGAGAGCaccaaaattacaaaacactACCATTTACCGAATGAAAATGTGCCAATATGTTGGTTACAGCATCTCAAATGTGCTAATATTCTGCTTGGGTAAATTTaactcattctttttttttcctgttggttaaacaaaacaggaaatttTAAGACACCAGTCTTGTAACTTGGGAAGAGTGTTGTGATTGACGTTTTATAGACACAATGATCGGTAAATGTATcaatcaatgatgaaaataaaaatttcagCCAGGTTTAGTAAAGTaataatgacagacagacagatagatagatagatgtagaggagaaacaaatcacattacaaaaccacaaatattaaataatcactaatcaataataaatacataaatacatttaaaaaagtcTGAGGGTAGAAACTAAAAACTAGAGCCAACTCATCATGTATTGAGGGTTTACTGTGTGTACAATGTTGTAGGTCACACACACGCTGTCAGAGTAATAATTTAACTATAGCTTTATTATGCATCATTCATATCCTCTTCCTACAGTTTCAGCTATAGAATAGTGAATTACTAAAGCTATATAAGCAGACTGAACACTAACAcctgatctattttttaaaactgtacaTACTATtactgaatttgaaaaaaaaaaatccacgtGCTCATGTAAAAAGCCGTAGTTACACAACAATGTGTCCTGTCGAAATGATCACTGATTGCAACATTGACATCAATAAATCAGTGTTCCTGATTTGCATGATAATTGAACGAGTGGGTATTCCCTCGATGGCGCGTGGGCTGTCTGACTCTCGCGTGTACTTAGCCCGCATTGAACGTTGATTTATCATAAAAGCTGCTAATCACGACAAAAGTGTGATTCACTCGaggtataaaaagaaaaaaaaaaaagaaaaaacacgcacacaaaccaCCATTTGCCAGCCAATCGTATCGGTCCAGTGACGAACTTCCTGGCCACATCTCGTAAGTCCCAGTCCTCTTATTAATGGGTATGTTTGCGCCCTCACAGTCAACAGAGAGTCTgaaaaaaatgagaagaaagagCAAATTATCCGCCTGGAGAAAACTGTCTGGTAGCTAGGGGATCGGAAAAGAGAGCACAAACGCTTTTCACCCAGTGTTGCGCCGAGCCCAAGGACGTACCCAGGAAGGCAAACACAGGCGAGACTTGGGGACGAGGTGCGGGATTTGGATGGCGTCTGCCAGCGCCAGGGAACGGCTGTGGAAGACCTAAGGAGATGTGAGCTTGGGAATGCGTTTTGGATATCATGTCTTGACTACAAAAGACCAACTACCCCGCGGATAAGCTGCAGCAGCACGCCAGAAATAAAGGCCTCCTCTGATGGAGCAGTGGGCTTTTTAATCCAGCCAGAAACCTCCCTGACAGGCAGCGACGAGCTACGGCAAAGGGTGAGGTTACTGAGACAATCCGGGGGAAAAAATCACTTAGCTTAATGTTGACGCAAAATGTAGCAAAGCTTAAGTAAATGTTGccctttgctgctgctgctgctgctgctgctgctgttgctgctctttCTGCTGCGGAGAATGGCTCAGCCGAAATACCGCCGAGCAGCTGTGATAACGTTTGCTCCAGACCTTcagcttttcttcctctctttttctgttcaaCAGGACGCTTTATCCGCAATTGAAGGGATTTATGGGATCACAAGGTAACCTTTCAACCTGTATAAGTGTCActcttgtgtttgcatgtggcTGTCACTTGGTTTTCATGTTCTCCGCGCCTGACGGGGTTTACTTTCCTTTGTTTACAGTCTGAAtctctgaacagctgatgaGTCCTCAGCAATGCCGCGATACTGCCTGTTGTTATGTAGTGTATGAATGTATTTGACGCGGGTGCAGCCACTGCAAGTAGCTGCCAGTGTAGAGGCATTAGATTTACTTTGCCATGCACTGATGGGCTGCACAATAACTGAGACAGATGCCACGTTATTCGTCATTTGCATTGTCTGAACTGCTAGGCCACGTAGAAGAGAAAGTAAAGCCACCACAGtcagtggaaacaaaaacacttgtGCAGCTATGTCTGCGCCCATAGATAGCATCATTCCCTATAATGCATTTGGAAATGGCAGTATGTGCTAGTGCATAGCTTAGGGGGGAGATTTCCACAACTGGATTTACACTCACACAAGTGCAAATTTGAACACCTTTGTTGTGTGCTGATGACTTtctgtgtgcctctctgtgCAGTTTCCTCTGATGAGATGAGTGTGCGTGCTGGCCAGGGCAGTGATGAGGTACTGGTTTCGCAGGCGGTGTGGGATTACCTGGCTGCAGCTGGGCGGCCCTGGCTCATTGACTTCCAGCACAAGCAGGGGATGAGCGCTGGTATCATTAGGCGAGGAGAAAGGGGGGGCTGCTGCGCCGTGAGGCTGCAGCCGGTGGAGGGCTCCAGGAGCGCTGGAGCTGGTGTGATGGATGGACCCATCTCCAGCGAGACACGAAAAGCCTTCATTGACTTATGCCGCTGTGCCCGCAAAGAAATGAGCAAACAGGAGGGGGGACCCAAGAGGAAGAGGGCTCTGCTGCCCTGTGTGGGAGTCCTGGAGCCAAACGGAGAGGGGAGCCTGCttcagcctccacctccacagccTCGGCGCTcccagaggcagcagcagaggttcAGGAAGCCCGCTGATGAGGAGGCCTGCGCCATGTTCCACGAGGCAGCCCAGAGGAAGGACGTGGACTCCAGCTTGGCTTCCCATAGTGAGACAGAGGACAACAAAACTTGTTCAATCTGCATGGGGGACATAGTGGAGAAGACTACCCTGGAGAGGTGTGGCCATTCGTTCTGTCGCTCTTGCCTGGATCAAGCCTTTAAGGTGAAGAAAGCGTGTCCTGTGTGTCGGCTAGTGTACGGCCAGTTGATCGGGAACCAGCCTGCCAATGGTACAATGATCGTAGAGCGAGACCCTGATCTGGAGCTTCCTGGCCATGAAGGCTTTGGGTGTATCTGCATCATCTACAGCTTCCCTCCCGGCCTACAGGCGGTGAGTAGACCAAGAGCATGTGCAGACAGTTTAATACCACCACCACAGTTGTGATAATCATCTATGGGTAATACTCTGTTCATTTGGATAGTGGACATTGACAAAGATATTCAAATTGCTTAGAGAACTTGAGTCTTGAGTCTTAATTTGGCATAAAATCTTATTGAATTTACTTCTTGAGTCTTATCATATATGTAGGTGTTACTGCATGATACCACAAGGTCAGTTTAAACAATCAAGCCTGCTCGACTGTGTGCATTTCGGCAGGTTTCTATTTGTAATATTCACATTTAGTCAACTTCAGTACAATCACACTTTAGTTTGTCTTTAGTTGAACTTATCCTAAGTTGTTGTTGATCAGTCAGACTGTACCAAGgtagtgtttgtctttgttgtacCTCTTTGTTTCAAAAATGGTCACATTATATATTCCCCATTATATATTCTGTTCAGTTTGTTGGGTCAGTTTTATTATCTTCAGTTTTATCCAGTCACTGTTAAGTTAACATGGTCTATCTCTTTTATGGGCTAGAACTTATTTCCTTATGTAATAGCTTAAATTGCTTCCTTAATGTTTGGTAAATAAAACCCTCTTTCTGAGCGGGTGTGTATCATCCTACATTTACCATAATGGAACCAGTTCTGTCTTTTTTAGCCCCTGCCTGGTAAATTACAATGTCTTTATGAAATCAGCATTTATTATCAGACTTTCCGAAACTCCTCCTCAAGAAGACGTCATGGAACCATTTTCACAGGCTGTAAGTAGTGTAAACTGACCTTTCATTTGTAAAATCAGTTCCTCATTCCCAGGAAGGAAGGGGAACTCCAGTGATGCATGTCAGTGATAACATATTTGGTCTTTATCACAAGGGTCAAGATTCGGGGTTGGTTTTACTATTTCTGAGAAGATATTTGGGATTGTTTTGGATGCCACAAAAGActcttaataaaaacaaaacatgcagtAAATGCGGTTCAAATTCCAAGATAAAACAGTGGCAACACAAACGTTGCAGTAATGAAACATTTGCCACAACCTAATAGACAGGTGTGATTGTTTTACAGCCTTTAATTCCACTTTTAAACTGATCGTGTTTTAACTCCTCTGTTGCCAACAGCCAGAGCACCCTAACCCAGGTGTTCGGTACCCAGGAACGGACCGTGTGGCCTACCTCCCTGACAGCCCTGAGGGGAACCGTGTGCTGGGCCTGCTGCGCCGGGCCTTTGAACAGCGCCTTATCTTCACCATCGGTACCTCCATGACTACGGGCATGCAAAATGTCATCACCTGGAATGACATTCACCACAAGACCTCAATATGGGGAGGGCCGCGCTGGTATGTATGCCCTATTAGCTGGATTTGATTTGGTTCTAACGTCAGCAGTTTCTTAAGAGTTGCGGTAG
This sequence is a window from Pempheris klunzingeri isolate RE-2024b chromosome 11, fPemKlu1.hap1, whole genome shotgun sequence. Protein-coding genes within it:
- the dtx3 gene encoding probable E3 ubiquitin-protein ligase DTX3; translation: MGSQVSSDEMSVRAGQGSDEVLVSQAVWDYLAAAGRPWLIDFQHKQGMSAGIIRRGERGGCCAVRLQPVEGSRSAGAGVMDGPISSETRKAFIDLCRCARKEMSKQEGGPKRKRALLPCVGVLEPNGEGSLLQPPPPQPRRSQRQQQRFRKPADEEACAMFHEAAQRKDVDSSLASHSETEDNKTCSICMGDIVEKTTLERCGHSFCRSCLDQAFKVKKACPVCRLVYGQLIGNQPANGTMIVERDPDLELPGHEGFGCICIIYSFPPGLQAPEHPNPGVRYPGTDRVAYLPDSPEGNRVLGLLRRAFEQRLIFTIGTSMTTGMQNVITWNDIHHKTSIWGGPRCFGYPDPTYLVRVTEELREKGITVE